From the genome of Thermodesulfobacteriota bacterium, one region includes:
- a CDS encoding sigma-54 dependent transcriptional regulator, whose translation MKQVKVLLLDFSETSDLALNLQEILESSPSPQEIQIRMESLKTGEPYLLNSDLSRITSKLAPDVFFLILASSQINDAGALFQSIKEEHPKRPVIVVTDGGEPGSMLELIRLGADDFITPPFRPIDVLPRVWRLLEQIERQEKLSSAIKEKLGLKHLLGESPAFLAEMKKVPLLSKCDARVLISGETGTGKELFARAIHYLSPRASKPFIPVNCGAIPSELVENELFGHERGAFTGATSSQPGLICEANGGTLFLDEVDCIPILVQVKLLRFLQEREYRPLGSTKIRKADVRVIAATNIDLEGAVREGRFRRDLYYRLSIIPLKLPPLRERREDIPILAQHFLNEYTEQFRKQMMTFSIDALQRLMLYDWPGNVRELEHVVERAVLLSEDKLIRDVDILLPESEPATGAESFQVLKEKFVARFEKNYIKSLLCTYQGNITKAAEAARKNRRAFWQLIRKHQINVKDFKSRIP comes from the coding sequence GTGAAACAGGTAAAGGTTTTACTCCTCGATTTTAGCGAAACCAGCGACTTAGCTCTCAACCTTCAAGAAATTCTAGAATCCTCACCGAGCCCGCAAGAAATACAAATCCGAATGGAGTCCCTCAAAACCGGAGAACCCTATCTTTTAAATAGTGACCTGTCTAGGATAACCTCAAAACTCGCTCCGGACGTGTTTTTTCTAATCCTCGCTTCCAGTCAGATAAACGACGCCGGTGCACTCTTTCAGTCAATAAAGGAGGAGCACCCAAAAAGACCGGTAATAGTGGTAACTGACGGAGGAGAACCGGGGAGTATGCTCGAATTAATCAGGCTAGGGGCCGACGATTTCATCACGCCGCCGTTCCGGCCAATAGATGTTTTACCCCGTGTATGGAGATTGCTCGAGCAAATAGAACGGCAGGAAAAACTGTCGAGTGCAATCAAAGAGAAATTAGGCCTTAAGCACCTGTTAGGAGAGAGCCCGGCGTTCCTGGCGGAGATGAAAAAGGTTCCTTTGCTATCTAAGTGCGATGCCCGGGTGCTCATCTCCGGAGAGACCGGCACCGGGAAAGAGCTTTTTGCCCGGGCCATCCATTATCTAAGCCCTAGAGCGAGCAAACCCTTTATCCCGGTTAACTGCGGGGCCATACCTTCCGAGCTTGTGGAGAACGAGTTGTTCGGCCATGAGCGGGGGGCGTTCACCGGCGCCACCTCTTCCCAGCCCGGGCTTATTTGTGAAGCCAATGGCGGCACCCTATTCCTGGATGAGGTCGACTGTATTCCAATTCTGGTGCAGGTAAAGCTCTTGCGCTTTCTCCAGGAAAGGGAGTATCGGCCCCTTGGCTCGACAAAGATAAGGAAAGCGGATGTACGGGTGATCGCCGCCACTAACATAGACTTGGAAGGAGCGGTCAGAGAGGGAAGGTTTCGCCGTGATCTTTACTATCGACTGAGTATTATTCCGCTCAAACTTCCGCCGCTTCGCGAGCGACGGGAGGACATACCCATCCTGGCTCAACATTTCCTGAACGAATATACCGAGCAATTCAGAAAACAAATGATGACCTTTTCGATAGATGCTTTGCAGAGGCTTATGCTCTATGACTGGCCGGGCAATGTGCGGGAGCTGGAGCACGTGGTTGAACGAGCCGTCCTGCTCTCCGAGGACAAGCTAATCCGAGATGTAGACATATTACTGCCGGAATCAGAACCTGCCACGGGTGCAGAATCGTTCCAGGTGCTTAAGGAAAAGTTTGTAGCCAGGTTTGAGAAGAACTACATTAAGAGCCTCTTGTGTACATACCAGGGTAATATAACCAAGGCGGCGGAGGCAGCCAGAAAAAATCGGCGAGCCTTTTGGCAGTTGATCAGAAAACACCAGATCAACGTGAAGGATTTTAAGTCCCGTATTCCATAG
- a CDS encoding ATP-binding protein translates to MNKPIKTDHNLYKEIFDSLPDGIIVIDRSFLVLSMNDAAEAIFKISRKKAFGKPSSSFLPEEIDETAEKALREERTVFGDEINPVLRGGEKISIQVTASPLFSDKGELLGAIIQVKDLVGTKFLSEKTLQQISTSTMEELLVGLAHELKNPLGGIRGAAQIIVDGKSNKEERIKCGEIIIKEADRLKALLETLKGLEPFAKEVFEPVDIHEMLLEILFLESKSSDIKQVQFLQNFDVTLPLVLGDRDSLKQVFLNLIKNAVEAISDRPFPEAAASESSIRSSNPPAHGIIEITTRWITDYKLKDENAISIEIKDNGTGIPKDTLEKIFTPFYTTKKSGSGLGLFLAYQIIAKHGGAIQVESELGKGTLFKVYLPVSKR, encoded by the coding sequence ATGAACAAACCCATCAAAACTGACCATAATCTGTACAAAGAAATCTTCGACTCCCTTCCCGATGGTATTATCGTAATAGACCGGTCTTTTTTGGTCCTCAGCATGAACGATGCGGCAGAGGCCATATTCAAAATCTCCAGAAAGAAGGCTTTCGGCAAGCCGTCCTCCAGCTTCCTCCCGGAAGAGATAGATGAAACTGCGGAAAAAGCACTCCGGGAGGAACGCACCGTTTTTGGCGATGAGATCAATCCGGTGCTAAGAGGAGGGGAGAAAATTTCCATCCAGGTAACGGCTTCGCCTTTATTCTCGGACAAAGGTGAACTGCTGGGAGCCATAATTCAAGTAAAAGACCTGGTAGGAACCAAATTCCTCAGTGAAAAAACCCTGCAGCAGATTTCTACTTCTACCATGGAAGAGCTCCTAGTGGGGCTGGCCCATGAATTAAAGAACCCGCTTGGCGGAATCAGGGGGGCCGCACAGATAATAGTCGATGGAAAAAGCAATAAGGAAGAAAGGATAAAGTGCGGTGAGATAATCATCAAGGAGGCGGATAGGCTCAAGGCGCTTCTGGAAACACTGAAGGGGCTCGAGCCATTTGCCAAAGAGGTGTTCGAGCCGGTAGATATTCATGAAATGCTCCTGGAAATATTATTCCTGGAATCAAAGTCCAGCGACATCAAGCAGGTTCAATTCCTACAAAACTTTGATGTAACGTTGCCGTTGGTTTTAGGTGATAGAGATAGCCTTAAGCAGGTTTTTTTAAACCTGATAAAGAATGCTGTCGAGGCAATTTCGGATAGGCCGTTCCCCGAAGCCGCCGCGTCCGAATCGTCGATTAGATCGAGCAACCCTCCGGCCCACGGTATAATAGAGATTACCACAAGATGGATCACCGACTATAAGCTAAAGGATGAAAACGCAATTTCTATCGAGATAAAAGATAATGGGACGGGAATACCAAAGGACACCCTGGAAAAAATCTTCACCCCCTTTTATACTACAAAAAAGAGCGGCTCCGGGCTTGGCTTATTTCTTGCATACCAAATCATTGCTAAACATGGAGGGGCCATCCAAGTAGAGAGCGAGTTAGGTAAGGGGACACTATTCAAGGTGTATTTACCGGTATCAAAACGGTAG
- a CDS encoding sigma-54 dependent transcriptional regulator, whose protein sequence is MTKKILVVDDEESIRWVLGRSLEKAGYSVDYGENGSEAINKATSDNFSLMILDIKMPDLSGIDVLHEIRLREVDIPVIVITAQNTVKNAIDAMKEGAYDYVAKPFDLDEVKIIVERAIESYETSKKLELLRASLKESTETPHGIVGVSSAMLKIYKTIGRIAEKDLTVLITGESGTGKELVSRAIHFNSRRKEERLVAVNIAALPKDLLESELFGYEKGAFTGATIKKQGRFEEAHGGTLLLDEIGDMPLELQTKLLRVLEEKKFYRLGSEKPIEVDVRVIASTNKNLGDEVEKGTFRKDLYYRLNGITIEIPPLRERKEDIPILVEHFLEKHANELGSGKRTLSEEAKEILMEYDWPGNVRELENTIKRVIVLSSDITIATDTILDAAPYLKSKKTEKVDAFDELMAAKLLTLINSFEEIPPTGIYDIVIRKVEKPLIEAILKATKGNKKRASAMLGINRNTLSKKMEELGIVGEDSD, encoded by the coding sequence ATGACCAAAAAGATATTAGTGGTAGATGATGAAGAGAGCATAAGATGGGTCCTGGGAAGGAGCCTGGAAAAGGCCGGCTACAGCGTAGATTACGGGGAAAACGGCTCCGAAGCCATAAATAAAGCCACCTCCGACAATTTTTCCCTGATGATACTGGATATTAAGATGCCCGATTTGAGTGGAATAGATGTGCTTCACGAAATCAGGCTAAGGGAAGTCGATATCCCGGTAATCGTAATCACCGCCCAAAACACCGTAAAAAACGCCATAGACGCGATGAAAGAGGGTGCCTACGACTACGTAGCTAAACCCTTTGACCTGGATGAAGTCAAGATAATCGTGGAAAGGGCTATCGAGAGCTATGAAACCTCGAAAAAGCTGGAGCTTCTCCGGGCCAGTCTAAAAGAATCTACGGAAACTCCTCATGGAATAGTAGGAGTATCCTCTGCCATGCTCAAAATATACAAGACCATAGGGCGTATTGCCGAGAAAGACTTGACCGTGCTTATCACCGGGGAAAGCGGAACTGGAAAAGAGCTTGTATCCCGAGCCATTCACTTCAACAGCCGAAGAAAGGAAGAAAGATTAGTAGCAGTCAACATAGCCGCGCTGCCAAAAGACCTTCTGGAAAGCGAGCTATTTGGCTACGAAAAGGGAGCCTTCACCGGAGCGACAATCAAAAAACAGGGAAGATTTGAAGAGGCACACGGCGGGACGCTGCTATTAGACGAGATTGGGGACATGCCGCTCGAACTCCAAACCAAGCTCCTTCGGGTGCTCGAAGAAAAAAAGTTCTACCGCCTAGGAAGCGAAAAACCCATAGAGGTGGACGTTAGGGTAATCGCATCCACCAATAAAAACCTGGGAGATGAAGTGGAAAAAGGAACATTCAGAAAGGACCTTTATTACCGGCTGAATGGAATAACAATCGAAATTCCACCATTGAGAGAGAGAAAAGAGGATATCCCCATCCTGGTAGAGCATTTTTTGGAAAAACATGCAAACGAACTAGGCTCGGGGAAAAGAACTTTATCCGAAGAAGCGAAGGAAATACTGATGGAGTACGATTGGCCGGGAAACGTAAGGGAACTGGAAAACACGATTAAGCGGGTGATAGTGCTTTCCTCCGACATTACCATAGCAACAGACACCATTCTTGACGCAGCCCCATACCTGAAGAGCAAGAAAACAGAGAAAGTGGACGCATTTGATGAACTCATGGCTGCAAAATTACTGACCCTGATTAACTCATTCGAGGAGATTCCTCCTACTGGAATCTACGATATTGTAATAAGAAAGGTCGAGAAACCCCTCATCGAAGCGATTCTAAAAGCAACCAAGGGCAATAAAAAAAGAGCCTCAGCCATGTTAGGAATAAACAGAAACACGCTCTCGAAGAAAATGGAAGAGCTTGGAATTGTTGGGGAAGATTCTGATTGA